In Deltaproteobacteria bacterium, one DNA window encodes the following:
- a CDS encoding TetR/AcrR family transcriptional regulator, with protein MAHRKRSASGLRLSASARRTQLVEIARGVFAQRGYEATSVEEIAARAKVSKPIVYEHFGGKEGLYAVLVDREMEHVVTRISDAIATGTPRERVERAALAFLSYVRDQSDGFVVLSRDAPLTLARGGMSSLLNDVAERVSEVFTTTFKKAGYDPKTAPIYAHALVGMVTFVGQWWTETRKPPIEEVASHLAALAWMGLRHLPKRPKLAVKPQT; from the coding sequence ATGGCGCACCGAAAGAGATCGGCGTCCGGGCTCCGGCTCAGCGCATCGGCGCGGCGCACCCAGCTCGTCGAGATCGCCCGCGGCGTTTTCGCGCAGCGCGGCTACGAAGCCACCTCGGTGGAAGAAATCGCGGCGCGTGCGAAGGTCTCGAAGCCGATCGTCTACGAACACTTCGGCGGCAAGGAGGGCTTGTACGCGGTGCTCGTCGACCGCGAGATGGAGCATGTCGTCACCCGGATCTCCGACGCCATTGCCACGGGCACACCGCGGGAGCGGGTCGAGCGCGCCGCGCTGGCGTTTCTCTCCTACGTGCGAGACCAGTCGGACGGGTTTGTCGTACTGTCGCGTGACGCGCCCCTGACCTTGGCGCGGGGCGGCATGTCGAGTCTCCTTAACGACGTGGCCGAACGCGTGTCCGAGGTCTTCACCACGACTTTCAAGAAAGCCGGATACGATCCGAAGACGGCGCCGATCTACGCCCACGCGCTGGTGGGAATGGTCACGTTCGTCGGACAATGGTGGACGGAAACCCGCAAGCCCCCCATCGAGGAGGTCGCAAGTCACCTTGCTGCGCTGGCCTGGATGGGTCTGCGCCACCTGCCGAAGCGTCCGAAGCTCGCGGTCAAGCCGCAGACGTGA